In the Phaseolus vulgaris cultivar G19833 chromosome 7, P. vulgaris v2.0, whole genome shotgun sequence genome, one interval contains:
- the LOC137827752 gene encoding protein disulfide-isomerase 5-2: MRMRVSVVLSVVLLIQFWPGEAETFSVDGRVLILDESNFDSAIASFDNILVDFYAPWCGHCKRLAPELDAAAPVLATLNKPIVIAKVDADKHTRLGKKYDVSAYPTILLFNHGIPTEYRGPRKADLLVRYLKKFAASDVSILDSDSAVNTFVAEAGTFFPVFIGFGLNNMLIEKFGIKYKKQAWFSVAKDFSEDLMVLYDFDKIPALVSLNPQYSERNTFYGPFEDEFLEDFVRQNLIPLVVPVSYETLKLVKADGRKIVLTIVEDEDEERSRELTKLLKAAASANRDLVFGYVGVKQMEEFAENFDISTKLPKMVVWDKSDDYLSVVDSESIDGEDQATKISKFLEGYREGRTINKTFSGPSLMQFIHRSFDIRMVYIIVFVVAVLILIQTFSKDDEYHPVPNQVQEDDPSSSVSEAESKEYKPGDKED; the protein is encoded by the exons ATGAGGATGAGGGTTTCGGTTGTTTTAAGTGTTGTGTTGTTGATCCAGTTTTGGCCTGGTGAAGCTGAGACATTTTCGGTGGATGGAAGGGTTTTGATTTTGGACGAGTCCAACTTCGATTCCGCCATAGCCTCCTTTGATAACATCTTGGTTGACTTTTACGCTCCCTGGTGTGGTCACTGCAAGCGTCTTGCTCCCGAG TTAGATGCAGCTGCGCCTGTACTTGCAACCTTGAACAAACCCATAGTCATTGCAAAAGTTGATGCAGACAAGCATACCCGCCTTGGAAAAAAATATGATGTCAG TGCATATCCAACCATTTTGCTGTTTAATCATGGCATCCCCACAGAATACCGTGGACCAAGGAAGGCAGATTTACTTGTTAGATATCTGAAGAAGTTTGCTGCTTCTGATGTTTCCATTCTGGATTCAGATTCCGCTGTGAATACGTTCGTTGCAGAAGCTGGCACTTTTTTCCCGGTTTTTATAGGTTTTGGTTTGAACAACATGCTAATAGAAAAGTTTGGCATAAAGTACAAGAAACAGGCATGGTTTTCTGTGGCAAAGGATTTTTCAGAGGATCTCATGGTATTGTATGACTTTGATAAGATTCCTGCATTGGTTTCCCTGAATCCACAGTACAGTGAGAGGAACACATTCTATGGACCCTTTGAAG ATGAATTTTTGGAAGATTTTGTTAGACAAAACCTGATTCCTTTGGTTGTGCCTGTATCCTACGAAACACTTAAGTTGGTGAAAGCAGATGGTAGGAAAATAGTTTTGACAATTGTTGaggatgaagatgaagaaagatCAAGAGAACTGACTAAGTTATTGAAGGCTGCTGCATCTGCTAATCGTGACTTAGTATTTGGTTATGTTGGAGTAAAACAGATGGAAGAATTTGCTGAAAATTTTGATATTAGTACCAAACTACCAAAAATGGTCGTTTGGGATAAAAGTGATGATTACCTTTCG GTTGTTGATTCAGAAAGCATTGATGGGGAGGATCAGGCAACTAAAATCTCTAAATTTCTGGAAGGGTATAGGGAAGGAAGAAccataaataaaacatttagtGGACCTTCTCTGATGCAATTTATCCATCGGTCTTTTGACATTAGAATGGTATACATCATTGTTTTTGTTGTGGCAGTACTGATACTTATTCAGACCTTCAGTAAAGATGATGAATACCATCCTGTACCAAATCAAGTTCAAGAAGATGATCCAAGCAGTTCAGTTTCAGAAGCTGAAAGCAAAGAGTATAAACCAGGTGACAAGGAAGATTAA